The DNA region CTATAGAATAAACGTCGCCATCGGATACTGGTGAGTTGGCAAAATTCCAAGGAAGGCGGATAGCTGAAAGAAGTGTTTTTTTGATTAACTTGATTTATTATCAAAATCACATTACCTGTATGTTATATTTTTGCCTAGAATTTATTCTATTAGCACAATTTTGTCACAAATTTAGGTACCGCCAATGCAAACCCCGCAGATTCTTATCGTAGAAGATGAGCAAGTAACTCGTAACACTCTTAAGAGTATTTTTGAAGCAGAGGGATACGCTGTTTTTGAAGCCAGTGACGGTGAAGAGATGCACCAAGTGTTGTCTGAAAATGCAATCAACTTGGTTATCATGGACATTAATCTTCCAGGCAAGAATGGTCTCCTTTTAGCACGTGAACTTCGCGAGCAAGCGAACATCGCACTGATGTTCCTAACTGGTCGTGACAATGAAGTAGACAAGATCCTAGGTCTTGAAATCGGTGCTGATGACTACATCACTAAACCATTCAACCCACGTGAACTGACTATCCGCGCACGTAACCTGCTAAGCCGCTCAATGAGCACTAACGCAGTACAAGAAGAGAAGCGCTCGGTAGAAAAATACGAGTTCAACGGTTGGGTTCTAGACATCAACAGCCGCTCTCTTGTGAGCCCAGCTGGCGATGGCTACAAACTGCCTCGCTCTGAGTTCCGTGCACTACTGCACTTCTGTGAGAACCCAGGCAAGATTCAAACTCGTGCTGATCTTCTTAAGAAGATGACTGGCCGTGAGCTTAAGCCACACGACCGTACTGTGGACGTAACAATCCGCCGCATTCGTAAGCACTTTGAATCAGTATCAGGTACACCTGAAATCATCGCAACAATTCACGGTGAAGGCTACCGCTTCTGTGGCGATCTAGAGGACTAGTCGCTTCAACGCAAACAATAAGGGCTTGCTCCATGAGTAAGCCCTTTTTTATCTGAAAAAACGCAAAATCAGTACACTTTATCAATCTTAATGTGCTTCTCTACCAGCCAACCTTTCTTGCCTGCATCATCCAGTAACAGAGCTAAGTCGACCGACTTTT from Vibrio hyugaensis includes:
- the arcA gene encoding two-component system response regulator ArcA, whose product is MQTPQILIVEDEQVTRNTLKSIFEAEGYAVFEASDGEEMHQVLSENAINLVIMDINLPGKNGLLLARELREQANIALMFLTGRDNEVDKILGLEIGADDYITKPFNPRELTIRARNLLSRSMSTNAVQEEKRSVEKYEFNGWVLDINSRSLVSPAGDGYKLPRSEFRALLHFCENPGKIQTRADLLKKMTGRELKPHDRTVDVTIRRIRKHFESVSGTPEIIATIHGEGYRFCGDLED